One genomic region from Coregonus clupeaformis isolate EN_2021a unplaced genomic scaffold, ASM2061545v1 scaf0912, whole genome shotgun sequence encodes:
- the LOC121546195 gene encoding ADP-ribosylation factor-like protein 1, translated as MGGWFSSLFSGLFGTREMRILILGLDGAGKTTILYRLQVGEVVTTIPTIGFNVETVTYRNLKFQVWDLGGQTSIRPYWRCYYSNTDAVIYVVDSSDRDRMGISKSELVAMLEEEELKKAILVVFANKQDMEQAMTPAEVANSLGLPALKDRKWQIFKTSATKGTGLDEAMEWLVEALKNRQ; from the exons GTGGGTGGTTTTCCAGTCTCTTCTCTGGCCTGTTTGGCACCAGAGAGATGAGGATCCTGATCCTGGGGTTGGACGGAGCCGGTAAAACGACCATCCTGTACCGCCTGCAGGTCGGAGAGGTGGTCACCACCATTCCAA CGATCGGCTTCAACGTGGAGACGGTGACGTACAGGAACCTGAAGTTCCAAGTGTGGGATCTTGGTGGACAGACGAGTATCAG GCCATACTGGCGTTGTTATTACTCCAACACAGATGCTGTCATCTACGTGGTGGACAGCAGTGACAGAGACAGGATGGGCATCTCTAAGTCTGAGCTTGTTGCCATGCTGGAG GAAGAGGAGTTGAAGAAAGCCATCCTGGTGGTGTTTGCAAACAAGCAGGACATGGAGCAGGCCATGACCCCGGCTGAGGTGGCCAACTCCCTGGGCCTCCCCGCCCTCAAAGACCGGAAGTGGCAGATCTTCAAGACCTCCGCCACCAAGGGCACGGGCCTGGACGAGGCCATGGAGTG gcTGGTGGAAGCCCTGAAGAACAGGCAGTAA
- the LOC121546196 gene encoding transmembrane protein 14C has product MAIDWLGFGYAAAIALGGFMGYKRKGSVTSLIAGLLFGSIAAYGSFMISNDPTKTFYSLVASGALTIVMGMRFKKSGKIMQGGIMAG; this is encoded by the coding sequence ATGGCAATTGACTGGCTTGGATTTGGCTACGCTGCAGCCATAGCCCTTGGAGGATTCATGGGATACAAGAGAAAAGGTAGTGTCACGTCATTGATAGCTGGGCTATTGTTTGGCAGCATAGCAGCCTATGGGTCCTTCATGATTTCAAATGACCCAACCAAGACTTTCTACTCCCTCGTTGCCTCAGGAGCGCTGACAATAGTGATGGGAATGAGATTCAAGAAATCTGGGAAAATAATGCAAGGTGGTATCATGGCAGGATAA